Proteins encoded together in one Altererythrobacter epoxidivorans window:
- the nuoE gene encoding NADH-quinone oxidoreductase subunit NuoE — MADRSPAPDTPELRERWGNFAFTDAWKAKADKAIAKYPEGRQKSAVMALLDFAQRQVGEETDTQGWLPLPVIEYVADYLDMPVIRVLEVATFYFMYNMKPVGKYHVQVCGTTPCMLRGSDGLFETCKKRGMSKGHVSEDGLWTLTEVECMGNCATAPMVQINDDNYEDLSPERLDAILDALAKGEQPKTGTQIDGKRTSEPEGGPTTLKEMVTENHDYRGDW; from the coding sequence ATGGCTGACCGTTCCCCCGCACCCGATACTCCCGAGCTGCGCGAGCGCTGGGGCAATTTCGCATTCACCGATGCGTGGAAGGCGAAGGCCGACAAGGCGATCGCGAAGTATCCCGAAGGCCGACAGAAATCGGCGGTGATGGCTCTGCTCGACTTCGCCCAGCGCCAGGTTGGCGAGGAAACCGATACGCAGGGGTGGCTGCCGCTGCCCGTGATCGAATATGTTGCCGACTATCTCGACATGCCCGTGATCCGCGTGCTCGAGGTCGCGACCTTCTACTTCATGTACAACATGAAGCCGGTGGGTAAGTACCACGTGCAGGTCTGCGGCACGACGCCCTGCATGCTGCGCGGTTCGGACGGATTGTTCGAAACCTGCAAGAAGCGCGGGATGAGCAAGGGGCATGTGTCGGAAGACGGCCTCTGGACCCTCACCGAAGTCGAATGCATGGGCAATTGCGCCACGGCGCCGATGGTCCAGATCAACGACGATAATTACGAGGACCTGTCGCCCGAGCGGCTCGATGCGATCCTCGATGCGCTGGCCAAGGGCGAGCAGCCGAAAACCGGCACCCAGATTGACGGGAAGCGGACCAGCGAACCCGAAGGCGGCCCGACGACGCTGAAGGAAATGGTCACAGAGAACCACGATTATCGGGGTGACTGGTAA
- the nuoF gene encoding NADH-quinone oxidoreductase subunit NuoF yields MLADKDRIFTNLYGFQDWGLKAAQKRGDWDDTKALIARGQDSIIEEVKASGLRGRGGAGFPTGLKWSFMPKESKDGRPSFLVINADESEPGSCKDREIIRHDPHKLIEGALVAGFAMRARAAYIYIRGEYIREAETLQAAIDEAYDAGLLGKNAAKSGYDFDVFMHRGAGAYICGEETAMIESLEGKKGQPRLKPPFPAGAGLYGCPTTVNNVESIAVVPTILRRGASWFSSFGRENNKGTKLFQISGHVNKPCVVEEALSIPFSELIEKHCGGIRGGKDNLLAVIPGGSSVPLVPAEQIWDAPMDFDGLKELGSGLGTAGVIVMDKSTDIVRAISRLSYFYKHESCGQCTPCREGTGWMWRMMERLRTGDAAIEEIDMLQQVTKQVEGHTICALGDAAAWPIQGLIRHFRPELERRIEEHNAKFAEAAE; encoded by the coding sequence ATGCTGGCTGATAAGGACCGCATCTTCACCAATCTGTATGGCTTCCAGGACTGGGGCCTCAAGGCGGCGCAGAAGCGCGGCGATTGGGACGATACAAAGGCGCTGATCGCGCGCGGCCAGGATTCGATCATCGAAGAGGTCAAGGCCTCGGGCCTTCGCGGCCGCGGTGGCGCGGGCTTCCCCACCGGCCTGAAATGGTCGTTCATGCCGAAGGAATCAAAGGACGGACGTCCTAGTTTTCTCGTCATCAATGCAGACGAATCCGAACCCGGTTCGTGCAAGGACCGCGAGATCATCCGTCACGATCCGCACAAGCTGATCGAAGGCGCGCTGGTCGCCGGTTTCGCCATGCGGGCAAGGGCGGCCTACATCTACATTCGCGGCGAATACATCCGCGAGGCGGAAACGCTCCAGGCAGCCATCGACGAGGCTTATGATGCCGGCCTTCTCGGCAAGAACGCAGCGAAGTCGGGTTACGATTTCGATGTCTTCATGCACCGTGGCGCAGGCGCTTACATCTGCGGTGAAGAAACCGCGATGATCGAAAGCCTCGAAGGCAAGAAGGGCCAGCCGCGCCTCAAGCCGCCGTTCCCGGCCGGTGCAGGTCTTTATGGCTGCCCGACCACGGTCAACAACGTGGAATCGATTGCTGTTGTGCCGACCATTCTGCGCCGCGGCGCGAGCTGGTTCAGCAGTTTCGGGCGCGAGAACAACAAGGGCACCAAGCTCTTCCAGATCAGCGGGCATGTGAACAAGCCCTGCGTGGTCGAGGAAGCGCTTTCCATACCGTTCAGCGAGCTGATCGAGAAGCACTGTGGCGGTATCCGCGGCGGCAAGGATAACCTTCTCGCGGTGATCCCGGGCGGATCGTCGGTCCCGCTGGTTCCGGCAGAGCAGATCTGGGACGCGCCGATGGATTTTGACGGCCTCAAGGAGCTCGGCTCGGGCCTCGGCACGGCAGGCGTCATCGTGATGGACAAGTCGACCGATATCGTCCGCGCGATCAGCCGCCTCAGCTATTTCTACAAGCACGAAAGCTGCGGCCAGTGCACGCCCTGCCGCGAAGGCACGGGCTGGATGTGGCGCATGATGGAACGCCTGCGCACCGGCGATGCGGCGATCGAGGAAATCGACATGCTGCAGCAGGTTACCAAGCAGGTCGAAGGCCACACCATCTGCGCGCTCGGCGATGCGGCGGCCTGGCCGATCCAAGGCCTTATTCGTCACTTCCGTCCGGAGCTTGAGCGCCGGATCGAAGAGCACAACGCGAAGTTCGCCGAAGCAGCCGAATAA